Proteins from a single region of Sinorhizobium meliloti:
- a CDS encoding TlpA disulfide reductase family protein has translation MSHKLPSTSAPVLQMDSLAPELKVRDWIRGEPLASFQPGKLYILEFCGTWCEACEGAMLNLIELQETYKDSGVEVVTVAAHESAASAGEAQAHLDAWLAQFKKLNFRVGLDDTGTMDTLWMQPSFSVEIPQAFVIDRDGYIAFIGHPDDLPDVLPQVLGGTWRTSAQANAAERERIAENEPKAAKEALKKQIKDKIAAAEEIEDWKTARAAIEEGVALDPTSLFFRHAHVHLLLHNMHDIQTGLPMLCKFVRDAINTNYEYMLQLAFGLLFDPAYDYSKFPSVERFAMGKELSEHILAQSRLNDDYDKVCSYEMVAAYYNASGNKDRAIELLEVALKLLDGPDPDMDGLKEGFLPHLLQTLANYKGETVCSGDVCVAPEEIAPDGVTPMAEQENPADRGALE, from the coding sequence ATGTCACACAAATTACCTTCAACGAGTGCTCCGGTCCTGCAAATGGACTCTCTGGCGCCTGAACTCAAAGTCCGGGACTGGATACGTGGTGAGCCCCTTGCGAGCTTCCAGCCAGGTAAATTGTACATCCTCGAATTTTGTGGAACCTGGTGTGAAGCTTGTGAGGGGGCGATGCTCAATCTGATAGAGCTGCAGGAAACTTACAAGGACAGTGGAGTTGAGGTCGTCACCGTCGCAGCACACGAAAGCGCTGCGTCCGCCGGGGAGGCTCAGGCCCATTTGGACGCGTGGTTGGCCCAGTTCAAGAAGTTGAACTTTCGGGTCGGGCTCGACGACACAGGCACAATGGACACGCTTTGGATGCAGCCGAGTTTTTCCGTCGAGATTCCGCAGGCGTTTGTGATCGACCGAGACGGCTACATCGCCTTTATCGGCCATCCGGACGACCTGCCTGACGTTCTGCCGCAAGTGCTTGGCGGCACCTGGCGCACCAGCGCTCAAGCGAATGCCGCCGAAAGGGAGCGGATCGCCGAAAATGAACCAAAAGCGGCAAAGGAAGCATTGAAGAAGCAGATCAAAGACAAAATCGCGGCAGCGGAGGAGATAGAGGATTGGAAGACGGCGCGTGCGGCCATCGAAGAGGGCGTCGCCCTTGATCCAACTAGCCTTTTCTTCCGCCACGCGCATGTCCATCTGCTGCTTCATAATATGCACGACATCCAGACCGGGCTGCCCATGCTATGCAAATTCGTTCGCGACGCAATCAACACAAATTACGAATACATGCTGCAGCTGGCTTTTGGCCTACTGTTCGACCCGGCGTATGACTACTCGAAATTTCCGTCTGTCGAGCGCTTTGCCATGGGCAAGGAGCTCTCCGAACACATTCTGGCACAGTCTCGGCTGAATGATGACTACGACAAGGTGTGTTCTTATGAGATGGTCGCTGCGTACTATAATGCGAGCGGCAACAAGGACCGCGCAATCGAGTTGCTCGAGGTAGCGCTGAAGTTGCTGGACGGGCCAGATCCTGACATGGACGGACTGAAAGAGGGCTTTCTACCACATCTGCTGCAGACCCTGGCCAACTACAAGGGCGAGACGGTTTGTTCCGGCGATGTTTGCGTGGCTCCGGAGGAGATAGCT